GCTGGTAGCCCTTCTGGAACACCTTGAGCACGGTGTTCGGCTCGACGTTGGCGTTCTCTTCCATGGCCATGGCCTGGTGATGCTCGGCGTTGAACGGTTGGCCATGCGGGTCGATGGCTTCCAGCTGGTAACGCTTGAGGGTGTCCTGGAACATCTTGAGGGTCAGCTCGATGCCTTCGCGCATCGGGCGGATGCTCTGATCATCGGGGTTGGACAGCTCGAGACCGCGTTCCAGGCTGTCGATGATCGGCAGCAGGTCGCTGGCGAACTTCTCCAGCGCGAACTTGTGTGCCTTCTCGACATCTTGGTCGGCGCGGCGGCGGACGTTCTGCAGATCCGCAGCGACACGCAGCGACTGGTCCTGTGCGGCAGCCAGTTGCTCTTCGAGCACCTGTACACGGGTCGCCAGGTCTTCACCGGCACCGGCCTGCGCGGCCTGTTCCTGAGCTTGCGTATCCAGGTTCTGTTCGTCAGCCATAACTTTCTCCTCTCGAAAACGTCCGCGATCCCAACTCGCGCTTCTGCCCCCTATATGGGAGCGGAATTTCCAGCTTCAAGGGGCAAGGTCGACGGAAAGCGCATCGGCCACGCCAAAGGCCGTGCGAAGCGGGCATTTTCCGCTACAGAGGTATAAATCCGCCGCCCAGCCGTGCAAATCGGACTAAGCGCGGGC
The Pseudomonas sp. DTU_2021_1001937_2_SI_NGA_ILE_001 DNA segment above includes these coding regions:
- the grpE gene encoding nucleotide exchange factor GrpE, with translation MADEQNLDTQAQEQAAQAGAGEDLATRVQVLEEQLAAAQDQSLRVAADLQNVRRRADQDVEKAHKFALEKFASDLLPIIDSLERGLELSNPDDQSIRPMREGIELTLKMFQDTLKRYQLEAIDPHGQPFNAEHHQAMAMEENANVEPNTVLKVFQKGYQLNGRLLRPAMVVVSKAPAPAKPSIDEQA